The nucleotide window CAGCCTTTCCCGAAGTCGGCATTCGTCGGCTGCTCTCCGTCGCCCACTTCAAATCGTTGACGACCCCCCGAAATGTGAAGGGTTCCGTCTAATGGTGTCTATTAGGCCAAGGACGTCTTGGACGCCGAGCATCGCCTCACCGGGCCATCAGGGCATGCTCTCCACAGCGGCCGACGTCACATCCGCGCTCGACGGTCCTTGCGACAACACAACAGCAGCCTACATAATCGATGCTGTCAACAAACATCGCGGTCCACAGCCAGCTTAACCACAGAACCGACGTCTTCTGTGGCGTAAGGATCTCGGATAGTCCTTGGCTGAAGTTTGATCTGCCAGATTTCCGGCTCTCGGAGTCGTCTCCCCGTGCGTTGCGCAGGCGGCCGCGAATCTCTAGGTGAGCCTCTCGATAATGAGTCGgtaaaaaagaaaaaccgAAATTCCTAAAGAGAAAAATGCGTCCCGCCGCGGCAGCCCTGAACTTTTGTCGCACAGGGGTATCCTTCACTGGAAGCCTCACCTCCAATGATCCTCGTCATGGGTTGCTCTTCTTCCCACATCCCGGGCGCAAACGAAGAGGCAACCGACCGATGGCCGAACAGTACCAAATCCGTCTGATGTGGGGACCGCATTTGCCGGCATGACCGGCTgctctcacacacacatcaaGTTTTGCAGAGCTCACACACAGCCTCACGATCCCCAACAGCCATCTAACTCTACCAACCGTCAAGCGGGTGGCCAGCCGAGCAGCCAACTGCGCTTTGAACTCATCATCCATTGACAGGtgctcccctccccccgccatCTACAGTAGACCAGACAGTTGAGCCACCTCCAGGTGCTATAGTACATTTGGAAAACCATGTTCCTCCCTCTGCCGGCCAACCCTCATTCTGTTGTGGTTTGCTCCGCGTACATTTCCCCCAACTTTTGTGCGGCCTGTCTGTGCCGGCCGAAAGGCTCCAGGGTCCAAACAACACCCCTTGGGAAAGCCGAAGTCATCAGAGTTGCCAGGAATGGTTAGTTTGCACGCAGGTCATACGTAAGCTCGGAACCAATACGGGAACCAGTCTCGCATTTAGCAGTTGATTCGAAAGCACCAATCATTCCCAAGTGAACCATGCAATGCTTCATTTATCGGTTCCTGCTTAAGAGATCCGTTTCACGTACCCCGCAGCTCAGAAACACTGGCCAGGCACCGGAGCAAGCTTAGATTTGTGCGATGCAACCATCTGACCTTGTGAAAATGAGTCGCGAAATCATCAGCTCACGCACCACTATACACACATCGTTGCTTTTCAATGCGAGGAGGAAAACATTCGACAAAGATGTCTCTATCATTGTCGACTCAACCACGGGTACCATTGAGGATGTGTACCAAAGGGCAGATGGCAACGATCTCGCTGTAAACAGACGGGACATTGACCTTCGGGGGAAAGTTGTGATGGCTGGGTTCGTCGACGCTCACACTCATGTGTTTCTGCATTCATACGAGTGAGCCATGACAGACTCGAGCAACTGTGCGCCTTCATCTAACAGAGCTTAGTGAAGCCTCGTCTACAGTACAGATGCGAGACGAAAGCATCGTGGAGCGAATCGTTCGTGCCACCAATCATCTCCGCGCCGCGCTGCTATCCGGCTACACTACATACAGAGATTTGGGTACCGAAGGGATGCGGTCGTACGACGCGAACCTCAGAGACTGTGTCAATCGAGGGCTGCTGCCAGGTCCCCGGCTGTTTGTAGCCACGGAATGCCTAGCAAGCACCGGATCATACGAAGTCCGTCATGAGAACACTTTAGCCAAGCTGCCACGCATCTCGGATGCTTGTGATGGACCGGTGGGTGTGAGACAGGCAGTCCGGCGCCGAGTGGGTGACGGAGCGGATATCATCAAATTCTACGCTGACTATCGACGAAAAGTCATGCGATTCCCACCGCCTATCCAGCCACCACGGGCTGCGATTCCGTTCCTCCCCTCAGATCCCAACCCGGCGGTGGTCATGTTCAACCAGGAAGAAATGGACGAGATCGTTCGGGAGGCAAAACTGGGCGGGTTACCTGTGGCATGCCACGCGGGCACAGCAAGGGGTGCGCTCATGGCCATTAAGGCAGGAGTCGACACCATTGAGCATTGCAACGAGACGACCGACGAGGTCTTCCGAGAAATGCGCCGTCGCGGAACCATCTTCGTCCCCACGCTGGCGGTGTTGCGGAACTCTCCAGACTTTGACAACATCAGCAAGCGAGTGAAGAGAGCGCACGATCTTGGTGTACGGCTTGCTGCCGGCGGTGATACGGGGGCCTTTCCTCACGGAGAAGGTGCTCTGGAGATGGAGCTTATGATCCGGGCTGGAGTTCCCGTGCCGGATGTGTTGGAAGCATGTATCATTGGCGGGTGGGAGAGCTGCGGCAAAAAGAAGAGCGGCTTCTTGTTCGGTTCGATCGAGAAAGGATACCGAGCCGACATAATTGCCCTGGAAACGGACCCAAGGACAGACGAGGGCGCTCTGCGGAAGGTCAACTTTGTAATGAAGGATGCCAGAGTCTGGAAGAGGGACGGTCGGCCAGTCGACTTCGTTGAGGAGCAGGCGGAGACGAGACCGGCCTCcggcagcgaggaggagTCTGACTGGGTGCTTATTTGAATGTAATCACCCGGTTTTCAAGGATTGCAGTCATTCAATCTTCGGTTTGCATCAAGCGGTCATCGAAAAGTAGCCTGGTTGCATTCTGTGATCAGATCACCGCCAACAAGCGACAAATACGAGCTCGATACTACTGAGATGTCACAGTTAACATCTTTCAACGTTCGGCACTTGCAACCTCCAAAAAAATCGCGTagagagaggggggcggGTATCGCGTTCATTCAACACAGATCGCCATGGACGACCAGTATTGGAGACTCGTCGACACATGTCGCTTGCTTTAAATGGCACTGTCGGATCCGCAAACCCAGGCCATCGGCCTACTTCGTGAACTTTGAGCATTGCAATAGCCAACCCATGAGCTCCGAGTATCACCGCCAGCTTTCCGCACGGTTCCCATGGGCTCAGCAGATGAAGCACAACCTAGCCCACTCTGTCCCGCCCAGCACCCAGAATGGCTGCATATGCTGGACCAAGCTTTCCCGGCTCACGGGCATCGGACGATCGTTTCGCATGTAAAGCTAATCACACCCGTTCTTCCGAACATCTCTCATCTTCCCTGGTCGGGTAGGAGGAAACGAATGCGGCAATCGCTAGGCACCGTACTTGAAATACTGACTGGGCTTGTGATGAAGTCGACGCTGGAGGACCCGGAATGATATCAGGCTTGAGGAGTTTCTCGGGGTTTGAAGCTGATGAAATCCGAGGCTGGCGAGCGTACATGATGTGCGGACCGCACTCGGACTAGCAGCATCATCTTTATCCTCCTCATTCTCCTGGGTTGATAGCCTAGCTATCCGCTGTCGCTCACTCGTCAAAAATGAGGCCGTCGCTACTCTCGATCGCCTCGCAGGCTCTCGGCATGTGCTCTGCCGTATTAACAGGCACTATCGTAGGTCGTCCTCCTACGTTTGTCATTGAATCTCACAAGAGAGACAAGCTTCAAGATATTGTGACCTGGGACGAGCACTCGCTCTTTGTCTACGGGGAGCGCGTGATGATTTTCTCTGGGGAGATTCATCCCTTTCGACTACCTGTCCCATCCCTCTGGCTAGACCTTTTCCAAAAGGCCAAGGCGATAGGTCTCAACACGGTATCATTCTACGTCGACTGGGCTCTGGTTGAGGGGAAAGCCGGCAACTTC belongs to Colletotrichum higginsianum IMI 349063 chromosome 5, whole genome shotgun sequence and includes:
- a CDS encoding Amidohydrolase, which encodes MQPSDLVKMSREIISSRTTIHTSLLFNARRKTFDKDVSIIVDSTTGTIEDVYQRADGNDLAVNRRDIDLRGKVVMAGFVDAHTHVFLHSYDEASSTVQMRDESIVERIVRATNHLRAALLSGYTTYRDLGTEGMRSYDANLRDCVNRGLLPGPRLFVATECLASTGSYEVRHENTLAKLPRISDACDGPVGVRQAVRRRVGDGADIIKFYADYRRKVMRFPPPIQPPRAAIPFLPSDPNPAVVMFNQEEMDEIVREAKLGGLPVACHAGTARGALMAIKAGVDTIEHCNETTDEVFREMRRRGTIFVPTLAVLRNSPDFDNISKRVKRAHDLGVRLAAGGDTGAFPHGEGALEMELMIRAGVPVPDVLEACIIGGWESCGKKKSGFLFGSIEKGYRADIIALETDPRTDEGALRKVNFVMKDARVWKRDGRPVDFVEEQAETRPASGSEEESDWVLI